One window from the genome of Aquabacterium sp. A3 encodes:
- a CDS encoding oxidoreductase-like domain-containing protein: MSERNLSQAPAPHTLADWLAHPLVDASSAQRVFAGLQALAARQGVPLRAPPPEPTTCCGRGCNGCVWEGFFAAALYWRDEASLLLSD, from the coding sequence ATGAGTGAACGCAATCTCTCGCAAGCACCAGCCCCCCACACACTGGCGGACTGGCTGGCCCACCCACTGGTGGACGCCAGCAGTGCACAGCGCGTGTTCGCGGGTCTGCAAGCCCTTGCGGCCCGTCAAGGGGTGCCCTTGCGCGCACCGCCGCCTGAGCCCACCACCTGCTGCGGCCGAGGCTGCAACGGCTGCGTCTGGGAGGGTTTTTTTGCCGCGGCGCTTTACTGGCGCGACGAAGCCAGCCTGCTGTTGAGCGACTGA
- the tssB gene encoding type VI secretion system contractile sheath small subunit — protein MAKKDSVQKRLERVRPPRVQLTYDVEIGDAIEQKELPFVMGVMGDFTGQQDPDKPLPKLKDRKFVNVDLDNFDEVMSGMAPRASYRVKNKLSEDGGEFAVNLEFKKMEDFRPEAVVQQVEPLRKLLEARTKLSDLRNKLAGNEKLEDVLAEVLTNTEQLKKLGAEATPQEQE, from the coding sequence ATGGCCAAGAAAGACAGTGTTCAGAAACGCCTCGAGCGCGTTCGTCCCCCGCGCGTGCAACTGACCTACGACGTCGAGATCGGTGACGCCATCGAGCAGAAAGAGCTGCCCTTCGTCATGGGTGTGATGGGTGACTTCACCGGTCAGCAAGACCCGGACAAGCCCCTGCCCAAGCTGAAGGACCGCAAGTTCGTCAACGTGGATCTGGACAACTTCGATGAAGTCATGTCGGGCATGGCGCCCCGTGCCAGCTACCGCGTGAAGAACAAGCTCAGCGAAGACGGTGGCGAGTTCGCCGTCAACCTTGAGTTCAAGAAGATGGAAGACTTCCGGCCCGAGGCCGTGGTGCAGCAGGTGGAACCGCTGCGCAAACTGCTGGAGGCGCGCACCAAGCTGTCCGACCTGCGCAACAAGCTGGCGGGTAACGAGAAGCTGGAAGACGTGCTGGCCGAGGTGCTCACCAACACCGAGCAGCTGAAGAAGCTGGGTGCGGAAGCCACCCCTCAAGAGCAGGAGTAA
- the tssF gene encoding type VI secretion system baseplate subunit TssF produces the protein MDELLPHYERELALLREQSQEFAARYPRVAGALHLRGDTAQDPHVERMIESFALLAARIHKRLDDDFPLFTESLIEVLYPHYLRPFPSCSIAQLDTGGVLQNSSVNVPRHTEVVSRPIKGVPCQFRTSQEVVLLPIQLFTVTYRQALAAPAGTRLPKDATSAISFTFELTNPRASWDCLTDQPVRIYLDGEPSQVSVLREALCRKAVRLMVQLGEHEAWQEVTDRDGLPLMPELVGFEDDESLIDLDARSHPAYRLLTEYFAFPEKFNFIDLPVRLPAHLSLVDQAPSQAPGRQMQRIMLHVLLTQVRSDSEESRQLEAVHQRNVLLGCTPVVNVFAHAADPIRLTHQEVAYPVVVDGRRAHAYEVHAIKRVYRLQQTPQGESVQEVRPFFSVRHHEGRDDGVLWAANEGRAGALREHHQGAVYWSASRDPVLAAASPGHELSLTLVDGDMAPAQPMAETLSIDVMATNRDLPTMLPIGATGGDLFMPGGGVAREIRLLRRPSAPVRMSRGPGMLWRLISHLSLNHLSLSASGIDGLKEMLRLYDFGRQSANQRQVDGLVAVEYLPKVAWLPGEPYATFVRGTEVRLTVDEDSFVGTGLGLFSMVLDRFFGLAAHLNSFSQLTVLSSRTQEVLCSCPPRNGDLKLL, from the coding sequence ATGGATGAATTGCTGCCCCACTACGAGCGTGAGCTCGCCTTGCTGCGCGAGCAAAGTCAGGAGTTCGCCGCTCGTTATCCCCGAGTAGCGGGTGCATTGCATTTGCGTGGCGACACGGCGCAGGACCCGCATGTCGAGCGCATGATCGAGTCTTTTGCCTTGTTGGCCGCGCGCATCCACAAGCGTCTGGACGACGATTTCCCGTTGTTCACGGAGTCGTTGATCGAGGTGCTGTATCCGCACTACCTGCGTCCGTTTCCCTCGTGTTCGATCGCCCAGCTGGATACCGGAGGCGTGCTGCAGAACAGTTCTGTGAATGTTCCTCGTCACACCGAGGTGGTCTCTCGCCCCATCAAGGGCGTGCCGTGTCAGTTCAGAACCTCGCAAGAGGTGGTTTTGTTGCCCATCCAGCTCTTTACTGTCACCTACCGACAAGCGTTGGCGGCTCCAGCGGGGACGCGCCTGCCCAAAGACGCGACCTCGGCCATCTCGTTCACTTTTGAGTTGACCAACCCGCGGGCCAGTTGGGATTGCCTGACGGATCAACCCGTGCGAATCTATCTGGATGGCGAGCCATCACAGGTGTCCGTGTTACGAGAGGCCTTGTGTCGCAAGGCGGTTCGCTTGATGGTGCAGCTCGGTGAGCACGAGGCCTGGCAGGAAGTAACCGACCGTGATGGTTTGCCGCTGATGCCCGAACTGGTCGGGTTTGAGGACGACGAATCGTTGATCGATCTCGATGCTCGCTCTCATCCTGCCTATCGATTGCTGACCGAGTACTTCGCTTTCCCTGAGAAGTTCAACTTCATTGATCTGCCGGTGCGCCTGCCTGCCCACCTCTCGCTGGTGGATCAAGCGCCGTCTCAGGCGCCCGGCCGCCAGATGCAACGCATCATGTTGCATGTGCTGCTGACCCAGGTTCGATCCGACTCCGAAGAGTCCAGGCAACTGGAGGCCGTGCACCAGCGAAACGTGCTGCTGGGGTGTACGCCGGTGGTGAATGTGTTTGCGCATGCCGCTGACCCCATCCGCTTGACTCACCAGGAAGTGGCTTATCCGGTGGTGGTGGACGGGCGACGAGCCCATGCTTACGAAGTCCACGCCATCAAGCGCGTGTACCGGCTGCAACAGACGCCGCAAGGGGAGTCAGTGCAGGAAGTCCGCCCTTTCTTTTCGGTACGCCATCACGAGGGTCGGGATGATGGGGTGTTGTGGGCCGCGAATGAGGGCAGGGCTGGGGCGTTGCGAGAACATCATCAAGGGGCGGTGTACTGGTCTGCCTCGCGCGATCCTGTGCTGGCCGCCGCCAGTCCGGGTCATGAGCTGTCGTTGACCTTGGTCGATGGCGATATGGCCCCCGCGCAGCCCATGGCCGAGACCTTGTCGATTGACGTGATGGCCACCAATCGGGATCTGCCCACCATGCTGCCGATTGGTGCAACCGGTGGGGATCTGTTCATGCCTGGCGGTGGTGTGGCCCGGGAGATTCGCTTGCTGCGTCGTCCCTCGGCGCCAGTGCGGATGTCGCGCGGCCCAGGGATGTTGTGGCGCTTGATCTCGCATTTGTCGCTCAATCACTTGTCACTCAGTGCCTCGGGCATCGACGGGCTCAAGGAAATGCTGCGGTTGTATGACTTTGGTCGTCAGTCTGCCAACCAGCGGCAGGTCGATGGCCTGGTTGCGGTGGAGTACTTGCCCAAAGTGGCCTGGTTACCAGGCGAGCCTTATGCCACTTTTGTCCGGGGCACAGAGGTGCGGTTGACCGTTGATGAGGACAGCTTTGTGGGCACGGGCTTGGGCCTGTTTTCCATGGTACTGGACCGTTTTTTTGGTCTGGCTGCCCATCTCAACAGCTTCAGTCAGTTGACCGTCTTGTCTTCCAGAACCCAAGAGGTGCTGTGTTCATGTCCTCCACGCAACGGCGATCTCAAACTGCTGTGA
- the tssE gene encoding type VI secretion system baseplate subunit TssE, whose translation MTLKFDPFLLDRLTGCRQVEGHDGMRQQLTLSQVKDSVARDLESLLNTRTGLQPHELRDRPHAARSVITFGLRDFVGLSLDNPEHREGICQSIASAIQCHERRLTSVRVRLIDTQQLGLGLRFAIHATLVINPAIEPVSFDAMLQPTTQRYAVRQASLRN comes from the coding sequence ATGACATTGAAGTTCGACCCATTTCTGCTTGATCGTTTGACTGGATGTCGCCAGGTGGAAGGGCACGATGGCATGCGCCAGCAGTTGACGCTGTCGCAGGTCAAAGACAGCGTGGCCCGTGATCTGGAGTCGCTGCTGAACACCCGTACAGGATTGCAGCCGCATGAGTTGCGCGATCGTCCTCATGCGGCCCGATCGGTGATCACTTTCGGTTTACGCGATTTTGTGGGATTGAGCTTAGACAATCCCGAACATCGCGAAGGCATCTGCCAATCCATCGCGTCTGCCATCCAGTGCCACGAGCGTCGCCTCACCTCGGTGCGCGTGCGTCTGATCGACACCCAGCAGCTGGGTTTGGGCCTGCGGTTTGCCATTCACGCCACGTTGGTGATCAACCCGGCCATCGAGCCGGTCAGTTTCGACGCCATGCTCCAGCCCACCACGCAGCGGTACGCTGTTCGGCAAGCCTCTTTGCGTAATTGA
- the tssG gene encoding type VI secretion system baseplate subunit TssG: MSSTQRRSQTAVIQRLLEHPQQFSFFSAVRVLDHWLADAQQGKPGLSRIRFQNSLSLSFAPSEIEALSARPSVSSTTVHVPSVGGSDHQSWIAGGMSAGVLPAQIDRIEMTPAFMGLLGVSGALPLYYTESILAQQLMHRDQAPRAFMDVFSHRAVSLFYEAWRKHRLALQYERAAHRGFLPAVMSLGGLGPLAAKATARGAEACESLAFYASASQQRAMSAWRLSAILSERFGVTVKIRQFVGRWCGVPRGERPVLGSVNQGLRLGKTALLGERVWQRDLRVRVVLGPLSSRDYDRFLPGAAGSRALGHMLHVLSGTHLEYELQLLLKKESVNSSALLSSRPETQGRLGWDTFLTTRPSEQDRADVCFGLSLA; encoded by the coding sequence ATGTCCTCCACGCAACGGCGATCTCAAACTGCTGTGATCCAGCGTCTGCTGGAGCATCCTCAACAGTTCAGTTTCTTCAGCGCGGTAAGGGTGCTGGATCACTGGCTGGCCGATGCCCAACAGGGTAAGCCGGGGTTGTCGCGTATCCGCTTTCAGAACTCCCTGTCCCTTTCGTTTGCGCCTAGCGAGATTGAGGCCTTGTCAGCTCGTCCGTCGGTATCGTCAACGACAGTGCATGTCCCCAGCGTGGGGGGCAGCGATCATCAGTCCTGGATTGCTGGCGGCATGTCGGCTGGTGTGCTGCCAGCACAGATTGATCGCATTGAAATGACGCCGGCGTTCATGGGGCTGTTGGGGGTGTCGGGGGCATTGCCCTTGTACTACACCGAATCGATCCTGGCGCAACAGTTGATGCACCGTGATCAGGCCCCGAGAGCGTTCATGGATGTGTTCAGTCATCGCGCTGTGAGCCTGTTTTACGAGGCATGGCGCAAACATCGCCTGGCCTTGCAGTACGAGCGCGCTGCTCACCGTGGCTTCCTGCCGGCGGTCATGTCGCTGGGAGGGCTGGGCCCGCTGGCGGCAAAAGCTACCGCGCGGGGTGCCGAGGCCTGTGAGTCTCTGGCGTTTTACGCCTCAGCCTCGCAGCAGCGAGCCATGTCGGCGTGGCGGCTGAGCGCCATTTTGTCGGAGCGGTTCGGCGTCACGGTCAAGATTCGGCAGTTTGTCGGCCGCTGGTGTGGTGTACCCAGGGGGGAGCGCCCGGTGCTGGGTAGCGTCAATCAGGGTCTGAGACTAGGTAAAACTGCCTTGTTGGGCGAACGCGTCTGGCAGCGTGATTTACGTGTAAGGGTGGTGTTAGGGCCGTTGTCGTCCCGCGATTACGACCGCTTCCTGCCGGGCGCCGCTGGGTCGAGGGCTTTGGGGCACATGTTGCATGTGCTGTCCGGCACCCACCTTGAGTACGAACTGCAGCTTCTTCTCAAGAAGGAGTCGGTCAATTCTAGTGCACTGCTGTCCTCACGTCCGGAAACCCAGGGGCGTCTGGGGTGGGACACCTTCCTCACGACGCGACCATCTGAGCAAGATCGCGCCGATGTCTGCTTTGGCTTGAGCCTGGCGTGA
- the tssC gene encoding type VI secretion system contractile sheath large subunit: MSAQLQAQPAGLHEGLSLLDDIVSRSKVAKSDTEHARAKDIISELVREVLHGTVVVSDNLAANIDARIAEIDHLISQQLSEVIHAAEFQKLESSWTGLHYLCKHTSTGEQLKIKVFNTTKRELVKDFKTAIDFDQSALFKKVYEEEFGTFGGAPFGALVGDFDVGRSAEDMYFVEQMSHVAAAAHAPMIAAASPELFGLESFTELGKPRDLAKVFDTIEYAKWKSFRESEDSRYVGLTVPRFLGRLPYNAKDGNVVEGFNFVESVDGTDHSRYLWVNTAYAFAARLTSAFESYGWCAAIRGVEGGGLVEDLPTHTFKTDDGEVALKCPTEVAITDRREKELSDLGFMPLVHCKNTDYAAFFGAQSAQKAKKFDSDAANANAQLAAQMQYIFAVSRVAHYLKAMMRDKIGSFASAGNVEEFLNRWISQYVLLDDGASQEAKAQFPLREASVKVTETPGKAGAYRAVAFLRPHFQLDELSVSLRLVAELPQSANG; encoded by the coding sequence ATGAGCGCACAACTTCAAGCCCAACCCGCCGGCCTTCACGAGGGCCTCAGCCTGCTCGACGACATCGTCTCTCGCAGCAAGGTTGCCAAGTCCGATACCGAGCATGCCCGCGCCAAAGACATCATCAGCGAACTGGTGCGTGAGGTGCTGCACGGCACGGTGGTGGTCTCCGACAACCTGGCCGCCAACATCGACGCTCGCATCGCCGAGATCGATCACCTGATTTCTCAGCAACTCAGCGAAGTCATCCATGCCGCCGAGTTCCAGAAGCTCGAGTCTTCGTGGACAGGCCTTCACTACCTGTGCAAGCACACCTCGACCGGCGAGCAGCTCAAGATCAAGGTGTTCAACACCACCAAGCGCGAGTTGGTCAAAGACTTCAAGACGGCCATCGATTTTGACCAGTCCGCTCTCTTCAAGAAGGTCTATGAGGAAGAGTTCGGCACGTTTGGTGGCGCGCCGTTTGGTGCCTTGGTAGGTGACTTCGACGTGGGCCGCTCGGCCGAAGACATGTACTTCGTCGAGCAGATGTCCCATGTGGCGGCGGCAGCGCACGCGCCGATGATTGCGGCAGCATCCCCTGAGTTGTTCGGCCTGGAGTCATTTACTGAACTGGGCAAGCCTCGCGATCTGGCCAAGGTGTTCGACACCATCGAGTACGCCAAGTGGAAGTCCTTCCGTGAATCCGAAGATTCACGGTATGTGGGCTTGACCGTGCCCCGTTTCCTTGGGCGTCTGCCTTACAACGCCAAAGACGGTAACGTGGTTGAAGGTTTCAACTTTGTCGAGTCGGTGGACGGCACGGATCACAGCCGCTACCTGTGGGTGAACACGGCCTATGCCTTCGCCGCGCGTTTGACGTCCGCCTTTGAAAGCTACGGCTGGTGCGCCGCCATCCGTGGTGTTGAAGGCGGCGGCTTGGTCGAAGACCTGCCCACGCACACTTTCAAGACCGATGATGGTGAAGTGGCGCTGAAGTGCCCGACCGAGGTGGCCATCACCGACCGTCGTGAGAAAGAGCTGAGCGACCTGGGCTTCATGCCCCTGGTGCATTGCAAGAACACTGATTACGCAGCATTTTTTGGTGCCCAGTCGGCCCAGAAGGCCAAGAAGTTTGACAGCGATGCGGCCAATGCCAATGCCCAGTTGGCCGCGCAGATGCAGTACATCTTCGCCGTGTCGCGTGTGGCGCATTACCTCAAGGCCATGATGAGGGACAAGATCGGCAGCTTTGCCTCGGCGGGTAATGTTGAAGAGTTCCTCAATCGCTGGATTTCGCAGTACGTGTTGTTGGACGACGGCGCCAGTCAGGAAGCCAAGGCTCAGTTCCCCTTGCGCGAAGCTTCCGTGAAGGTGACGGAGACGCCAGGCAAGGCGGGTGCGTATCGCGCAGTCGCCTTCTTGCGGCCGCACTTCCAGCTCGATGAGCTGTCGGTGTCGCTGCGACTCGTGGCGGAGCTGCCGCAGTCGGCTAATGGCTGA
- a CDS encoding Hcp family type VI secretion system effector — translation MKDIYIKFEGKYKIEGESKDAEHAKWLEVGSWAHDIRQPKSATSSTAGGHTSERCEHGDMVFTKDLDLTSPKLWEAASAGYTFDSITIDFMRADGSKRVKYLTIKLKHALISRVTPQVSAEGLPTESFALKYASVQWQYQQQKIEGGGTSGSNQTAWSLAKNTNTFGI, via the coding sequence ATGAAAGATATCTACATCAAGTTCGAAGGCAAGTACAAGATCGAAGGCGAGTCGAAGGACGCTGAACACGCCAAGTGGCTGGAAGTGGGCTCGTGGGCCCATGACATTCGCCAGCCCAAGTCGGCGACCTCTTCGACGGCGGGTGGTCACACCTCAGAACGCTGCGAACATGGTGACATGGTGTTCACCAAGGATCTGGACCTGACCAGCCCCAAACTGTGGGAAGCTGCATCTGCTGGTTACACCTTTGACTCCATCACGATCGACTTCATGCGTGCCGACGGCAGCAAACGCGTCAAGTACTTGACGATCAAGCTGAAGCACGCCCTGATTTCCCGTGTGACGCCTCAGGTCAGTGCCGAAGGCCTGCCCACTGAATCTTTCGCGCTGAAGTACGCGTCGGTGCAATGGCAGTACCAGCAGCAGAAGATCGAAGGCGGCGGCACCTCGGGCAGCAACCAGACTGCATGGAGCCTGGCCAAGAACACCAACACCTTTGGTATCTGA
- the tssH gene encoding type VI secretion system ATPase TssH, with the protein MSQNLKTLISKLNDTTRQAAERAAGLCMGRGHHEVDIEHFLLALLEDGQGDLAVLCQRYGVPVSGLQRDLEAELARFRTGNTRTPVFSERLPQLLEHAWLISSLESHAARIRGVHVVLALLTEPALSQMAHRGSPLWARFLLDELKHKTAETTSGSREASQVRSAAQDEANAGVPGQSLALGPSKTPALDQFTTNLTQRARDGLVDPVIGRDAEIRQAIDILMRRRQNNPILTGEAGVGKTAVVEGLALRVALGDVPDPLKGVDIHVLDMGLLQAGASVKGEFENRLKTVIDEVKKSPHPVILFIDEAHTMIGAGGQAGQNDAANLLKPALARGELRTIAATTWGEYKKYFEKDAALARRFQVIKVEEPTEDLAAAMLRGMAPLMEKHFGVRLMDEAITEAVRLSARYISGRQLPDKAVSVLDTACAKVALGQSATPARIDEARKHLERLDAELAALQREVATGARHGDRLDELTQMRQAIEAGLKSDEQRWSHEQQLVQDILALRTQLEASPGGLASERELLAGKQAELAALQGEAPLVPVQVDAHVVAEIIASWTGIPLGKMVKDEIKTVQQLHTLLQERVIGQDHALAAIAQRVRTARAGLEDPNKPKGVFLFVGPSGVGKTETALALADILYGGERNLITINMSEYQEAHSVSGLKGSPPGYVGYGEGGVLTEAVRRKPYSVVLLDEVEKAHPDVLEMFFQVFDKGVMDDSEGREIDFRNTIIILTSNAGSQGIMQACFAHDETLGGTVMKSPDALPSADELAEALRPTLYKVFKPAFIGRTKVVPYYPLGDEVLASVIRLKLDRIAARVKAHHQAELRYDNALVEAVLARCTEVDTGARAVDHILNGSLLPEVADAVLSRMAEGAPIQQIKVTAAKDGRFKFKVS; encoded by the coding sequence ATGAGCCAGAACCTTAAAACCCTGATTTCCAAGCTCAATGACACTACCCGTCAGGCTGCAGAACGTGCAGCCGGTCTGTGCATGGGGCGAGGTCATCACGAGGTGGACATAGAGCATTTTTTGCTGGCCTTGCTCGAAGATGGGCAAGGCGATCTGGCTGTGCTGTGTCAGCGCTATGGTGTGCCGGTGAGTGGCTTGCAGCGTGATCTTGAGGCGGAGTTGGCGCGCTTCAGGACAGGCAACACACGAACGCCGGTTTTTTCGGAGCGCCTGCCTCAGTTGCTTGAGCACGCGTGGCTGATATCTTCTTTGGAGTCGCACGCGGCACGCATCCGTGGGGTGCATGTGGTGCTGGCGTTGTTGACCGAACCTGCGCTGAGCCAGATGGCGCATCGTGGCTCACCCCTGTGGGCCCGCTTCCTGTTGGACGAGCTCAAGCACAAGACGGCTGAGACCACGAGTGGCTCTCGTGAGGCCTCGCAGGTGAGATCGGCAGCTCAGGACGAGGCGAATGCCGGTGTGCCGGGTCAGTCCCTGGCACTGGGGCCCAGCAAAACGCCTGCGCTGGACCAGTTCACCACCAATCTCACGCAGCGTGCCCGTGACGGGCTGGTGGACCCCGTCATCGGGCGTGATGCGGAGATCCGCCAGGCCATCGACATCCTGATGCGTCGTCGCCAGAACAACCCCATCCTGACGGGCGAGGCGGGTGTGGGCAAGACGGCGGTTGTGGAAGGGCTGGCGCTGCGCGTGGCGCTGGGCGATGTGCCCGATCCCCTCAAGGGCGTGGACATCCATGTGCTGGACATGGGGCTGCTGCAGGCGGGGGCGTCGGTCAAGGGCGAGTTCGAGAACCGGCTGAAGACTGTGATCGATGAGGTCAAGAAAAGCCCGCATCCGGTCATCCTGTTCATTGACGAGGCCCACACCATGATCGGCGCCGGTGGGCAGGCAGGGCAAAACGATGCGGCCAACCTGCTCAAGCCGGCGTTGGCCCGGGGTGAGTTGCGCACGATTGCCGCCACCACCTGGGGTGAGTACAAGAAGTATTTTGAGAAGGATGCGGCCTTGGCGCGGCGCTTCCAGGTGATCAAGGTGGAAGAGCCCACCGAAGATCTGGCAGCAGCCATGCTGCGCGGCATGGCGCCTTTGATGGAGAAGCACTTTGGGGTGCGCCTGATGGACGAGGCCATCACCGAGGCGGTGCGCCTGTCGGCCCGCTACATCAGCGGCCGCCAGTTGCCCGACAAGGCGGTGAGCGTGCTGGACACGGCCTGCGCCAAGGTGGCCTTGGGGCAGAGTGCCACGCCCGCGCGCATTGATGAGGCCCGCAAGCATCTGGAGCGACTGGACGCGGAGCTGGCCGCGTTGCAGCGCGAGGTGGCGACGGGCGCGCGCCATGGTGATCGCCTGGACGAGTTGACGCAAATGCGTCAGGCCATCGAGGCAGGGCTGAAGTCGGATGAGCAACGCTGGAGCCATGAACAGCAGTTGGTGCAAGACATCCTGGCCTTGCGCACCCAGCTGGAAGCCTCGCCGGGCGGTCTGGCTTCCGAGCGTGAGTTGTTGGCCGGCAAGCAGGCCGAGCTGGCCGCCCTGCAAGGCGAGGCCCCGCTGGTGCCCGTGCAGGTGGACGCCCATGTGGTGGCCGAGATCATCGCGTCGTGGACGGGCATCCCGCTGGGCAAGATGGTCAAGGATGAGATCAAGACCGTGCAGCAGTTGCACACCCTGCTGCAAGAACGCGTGATCGGTCAGGACCACGCGCTGGCGGCCATCGCGCAGCGTGTGCGCACGGCCCGCGCGGGTCTGGAAGACCCGAACAAGCCCAAAGGCGTGTTCCTGTTTGTGGGCCCCAGCGGGGTGGGCAAGACCGAGACCGCCCTGGCCCTGGCCGACATCCTGTACGGCGGTGAGCGCAACCTCATCACCATCAACATGAGCGAGTATCAGGAGGCTCACAGCGTCAGCGGTCTGAAGGGCTCGCCCCCGGGTTATGTGGGTTATGGCGAGGGCGGTGTGTTGACTGAGGCCGTGCGCCGCAAGCCCTACAGCGTGGTGTTGCTGGACGAGGTGGAGAAGGCCCATCCGGACGTGCTGGAGATGTTCTTCCAGGTGTTCGACAAAGGCGTGATGGACGACAGCGAAGGCCGCGAAATCGACTTCCGCAACACCATCATCATCCTGACGTCGAACGCGGGATCGCAAGGGATCATGCAGGCGTGCTTCGCGCATGACGAGACCCTGGGCGGCACGGTGATGAAATCGCCCGACGCGCTGCCTTCAGCCGATGAGCTGGCCGAGGCCCTGCGGCCCACCCTGTACAAGGTGTTCAAGCCCGCCTTCATCGGGCGAACCAAAGTGGTGCCGTACTACCCTCTGGGCGATGAGGTGCTGGCCAGCGTGATCCGCTTGAAGCTGGACCGCATCGCGGCGCGGGTGAAGGCCCATCACCAGGCCGAACTGCGTTACGACAATGCCCTGGTGGAGGCCGTGCTGGCCCGCTGTACCGAGGTGGACACCGGCGCACGCGCTGTGGACCACATCCTCAACGGCAGTCTGCTGCCGGAGGTGGCCGATGCCGTGCTGTCTCGCATGGCTGAAGGCGCCCCGATCCAGCAGATCAAGGTGACGGCCGCCAAGGACGGGCGATTCAAGTTCAAGGTGAGCTGA
- a CDS encoding GGDEF domain-containing protein produces the protein MKDHANSQHDARSDAAMADACLVRPWWFLEFPEPLEARFRRQGLHRRLETITAFGGLAIAFFLALVLPDLLMTPSVMPVSLWMRLVVFPAVVIAGLWWIRRHPSPRALENMVAMAGMLAAALEVGILYAAQHMWAYPRVVELNIVVVFVCAIARFRPAVYTCLFVLGMHFVASAVLPDPTSVLGVSTTVLLVTTIAFSLSAAFKLERDERLAFLMDVREQALEAELQQANERLAKVATTDPLTGVPNRRAFDAFLADSWSRSTQERRPLGLIMLDIDWFKRYNDLHGHQAGDRCLMSVAQAAQTCLRRTGDLVARLGGEEFAVVMADADAAAVSAAAERIRQAVSQLALPHGASPFQVVTVSVGLSALAGADVEPAYASPQDLVAAADEALYQAKQRGRNRVADAAWQEQAA, from the coding sequence ATGAAGGATCACGCAAATAGTCAGCATGATGCGCGCAGCGATGCCGCGATGGCTGACGCTTGCCTGGTTCGCCCGTGGTGGTTTCTGGAGTTTCCAGAGCCGCTGGAAGCGCGTTTCCGTCGTCAGGGTCTGCATCGTCGCCTGGAAACCATCACTGCTTTCGGTGGGCTGGCCATCGCTTTCTTCCTGGCCTTGGTGTTGCCAGACTTGCTGATGACCCCGTCGGTGATGCCGGTGTCGCTGTGGATGCGACTGGTGGTGTTTCCTGCAGTTGTCATTGCGGGTTTGTGGTGGATTCGCCGGCACCCCTCTCCACGCGCCTTGGAGAACATGGTGGCGATGGCAGGCATGCTGGCCGCCGCGCTGGAAGTGGGCATCTTGTACGCAGCCCAACACATGTGGGCCTACCCGCGGGTGGTGGAGTTGAACATCGTGGTGGTGTTTGTGTGTGCGATTGCGCGGTTCCGGCCGGCCGTGTACACGTGTCTGTTCGTTTTGGGCATGCATTTCGTGGCTTCTGCGGTGTTGCCGGACCCCACCTCGGTGTTGGGCGTCAGCACGACGGTGCTGCTGGTCACCACCATCGCCTTTTCTTTGTCCGCGGCGTTCAAACTGGAGCGTGACGAACGCCTGGCGTTTTTGATGGACGTGCGCGAGCAGGCGCTGGAGGCCGAGCTGCAACAAGCCAATGAGCGTCTGGCCAAGGTGGCCACCACCGATCCGCTGACCGGGGTGCCCAACCGGCGTGCCTTCGACGCGTTTCTGGCCGACAGCTGGTCACGGTCCACGCAAGAGCGGCGCCCGTTGGGCCTGATCATGCTCGACATTGACTGGTTCAAGCGCTACAACGATCTGCACGGACACCAGGCTGGTGACCGCTGCCTGATGTCGGTGGCGCAAGCGGCACAGACCTGCCTGCGACGCACCGGTGACCTGGTGGCACGTTTAGGGGGCGAAGAATTTGCCGTGGTGATGGCCGATGCCGATGCCGCAGCGGTGTCGGCGGCGGCTGAGCGGATCCGCCAGGCGGTGTCTCAACTGGCCTTGCCGCATGGCGCCTCGCCGTTTCAGGTGGTCACCGTGAGCGTGGGACTGTCTGCGCTCGCTGGGGCCGATGTCGAGCCGGCCTATGCGTCGCCACAGGATCTGGTGGCCGCGGCCGACGAGGCCCTCTACCAGGCCAAGCAGCGGGGGCGCAACCGCGTGGCGGATGCGGCCTGGCAGGAGCAGGCAGCATGA